DNA from Flavobacterium aestivum:
CAATTTCAAATCTTTTTTTATTATTTGATTTGTACCTGGAAATATTATGAAGAAAGCTAGAGAAACTAGAATCAATTCTGTGTGTTATCTTTCCACGTTGGGCGTGGTAGAATGCAGCACCTTCTTCGATAAATCGAAGGGTTGCTAAGGCTTCATTGGGTCTAATCCCTCTGCCTTTCTTTATAACATTTCAATACTTTTCTGAACTTAACGGTGCAAATTAACTACAATTTTATGAAACGACCAAATTATTATTCAATTTCATTTTAGAAACTGTGGTTTTTCATAAATCAAAAATTTGCCACGAATTACTGCCAGAGCGATAGCGAACTGGCGGAATAAATTCTCACGAATCTTTTCCGCTCAAAAAAACATTTCGCGTTTTTATTCGTGTAATTCGTGGCAAAGAACTTTATTTTTACCATTTCTGGATTTTAAAACTCATTTTTTAGATAAAAAGAGTTCCGTTTTCTTTAGAATACATGTGAAACAATAAAGAATTCTTGCCTTTTTTAGCTTTCAAATCGAAGTTCTCATCCACATCAAATCTTGGGTGATCTAATTCTTTTTTAGGGTTAAATGGTTCTATTCTTATTGTTTTTAAAATTGATTTTTTTAGTAATCCTACTTTGTTTGTGATATATGTTATAGTTTTCATGATACTTTATTTTTGCAATTATTAATTTATTTATGGCTTATAATTCAAATGTTTTTACAACATTTTCTTCTTTCTATTTTATAGCACAATGAGTTTCGTTTTCTAAAAAATCAATTGTGCTTTTTTATGCTTTTAATTCGATCAAAACTTCTGATAAACAACAGACTTTTAAATCTTTTCTATTTTTCCGTCTTACTGAGAGCAGAATCAAATCCTTGGACATTCCCGTGACGACATGATCTTTAGCACTTAACCGCTGGTGCTTTACACTAGCCGGATGAATCATTCCGGATTTGGAATCTTCTATATTCGACAAAAAAGAAAACCTTGTCTTATCCTCTATTTTTTTGACTGTTTTGGCTGCACCAAATAAATTGGTTACTTGTTTGGCGATATTATGTTCAGCTTGCAATGATTTGATTGCGAAATTTTTTGAATTCATAATTTCTACTTTATTAAATTTTATATTTCATTAAAAACTGAATCTTCCTCAGTTTCTACTCCCCTAATTTCTTTCTCTGTTTACTGATACACTTCTGGTCCGAAAAACAAAAAACCCTTTTAGACAAATATCCAAAAGGGTTTTAAGTTATACTATAAACTTATACTTTTGGAATCAGCAGATACAAACACACATCATGGCGTAGATACACATCATCATCGTCTTAATTGCCTTCGTCTTCGAAATGGTAACCTTAATAATGTCGAGTTGTTTCATATGATAGATGTTTATATTGTTTTATTTATTCTTATTTTTTTAACCTTGAAATAATACTTGAAAATGGACTAAAAAAAAACCTCCCAAATTTATTGGGAGGTTTTGCTATATATTTTTAAAAAATTTAAAATTAAGCTATACCCCCACTGCAGGACTTATCCTGAATGGCTTTAGACATATTAAATACATTAAATTGTATCTTTTCTTTAAATTGCATTTTCTTTTTTTATTTCTGTTTTACAAATATCCAAACTTTTTTTCAATAATCCTAACGACAATCCCATTTTTAATAATTAAAAAACAAATTACAAAAATCAAAACTATCTAAACATCAAATAATTACACAAAAGCAAAAGTTAAACTTTACAAATCCCTCGATGTTTTTTAACAAACATTTCTCAATTAAACTATTTTTTTAACTATAAATTAAGCTGAGAACAAAAACTCCTGGTATTTCATATGAATTGTTTCATAAAATAGTACCCCAATTATCCCCGACAATACGGCAACAAAAAGCAAAAACGGATTTGAAAAAGCCGAAACACCAACATAACCTATAATACAGATTCTTAAAAATTCTAAATGAAAAATCCACTTTTTTTGCTCCAACATAGCTCCAGTAACAATCACACTCAAAATAATAAAGCCCGCTAACAAAAACACATTAGATGTCGCTATATATTCCGAAAAAAGTATGGTAAAAAACAAAACAACCATTGTTGCGATTGTTTTTACCGTAATTGCATTTAGCAACTTATTTGAATACTGAATATCTACCGCTTTTTTAGAAAATTTTCTTTCCAAAAGTAATCGTATTCTCCCGTCTATATCATTTGGCCCTCCAAAAATTACTTTTATTTTATCTCTAAATGTCTTTGCCATTCTAAACGCTACCACCAGCTCTAAAACATAATGAAAATGTTGCCACAAAAAACTGTAGCTATCCAGTGATTTCGTTAGACCATATTTAGGTTCTGTAGTTTCTTCGATATATGTCCCGAAAATTTTATCCCATATAATCAACATGTCTCCATAATTTTTATCCAAATATTCAGGGTTACTACTATGATGTACTCTATGATGTGATGGCGTAACTATTATATATTCTAACCATCCTAATTTCCCCACTAATTGCGTATGGGTAAAAAAAGGATATGTCCCATGAATCAATAACAACACTGTAATCATCTCCGCTTTAAAGCCAATAATAGGCAAAGCACACCAAAACAGCCCTCTGGCAATTGCCTGAAAAACTGTTATTCTTGCTGCAACTGTATAATTAAAATCGTCACTTTGATGATGCACAATATGTGTTGCCCAGAAAATATTGACCGTATGCCCAAACCTATGATACCAATACCAAAGTAAATCTGTTACCAAAAACAAAAGTATCCAAGTTGTAACAGATGATTCTATAGAGAAAATAGAAAAATTTGCATTTAACCAAGTAAAAATGAAATAAAAAGTCCCGCTTGTTAATAGGTCGGTAATTCGTTCAGCTATTCCAACATTAAGATTAGCAACACTTTCATTAATTTGGTGCACTTTTCTATTTTTTATTGTGCTGATATAATATTCCAAAAGCATAAAGAATGCAAAAAATGGAACTGCAAAAGCAATATAATTTAATTTCATTTTGTGTTTTTTATTTGCTTAAAGCCAAATTATTTCTCTCATTTTTATTTCTTCTGTCACTTTTAGAATATCGATAAGAATCCTTCTGGCTATAATTAAAGCTTTGTTTCCTGTACCTTCTCCTTTTACTACTATCGGAATATTACCTCGAGATTTTGTGTAGATTTCGAAAACAGTTTCAAATCCTTTTAATTGCCCAATAGCTGAGGTGATTGGTTCTGATACCAACTTAACTTCAAATTTATTTTCTGGAATCGAAATCTCCCCCACACAGCGTAACACATGATCTTTTGACTGAATCATTTTAGCTATTTCAAAATGTTTATCGAGTATAGTTGTATTGTATGAAAATTTAGATTTCAAATCCGGCTCCCCTAATTGACTTGGCAAAAGCGGAATGTTTTTTATGTCTGACAATTCTACATTTTCTCCTAATTCTCTAGCTAACACAAGCAATTTCTTTGCCTTTTCATTATTCGAAAATTCTTCTTTAAAACCTTTTTTAAGCAAGCCCACTTTTTTAGCATCTTTCAAGATAGTCGAAAAAGGCAACTCTTCAGACGAAAACCTATTAAATATATAACTCAATGAATCTGAAAAGACACTTCTGATTTTGGTTATTTTTTCTCCAGAATCATACAGATCGTTTATAGTCTGTAATACTAAAACTCCTCCCTCTATATTGGTTTCGTACAAAAATGTCTTGTCGAAGTTTTTTAAATTTCTTCGTATTTCTTTATAAAAATCGATATGCAATATATTAGCATATTGGTTGGCTGCAACTATATCAAATCCGTTTTGAATAAAAGGAATATAATGCCTTACCAACTCTGGACTTGCCGTTGCATCTACAGCTATTACATTTTCAAGTCCTTGATCCTTGGCAAACTCTATAACATCTTCAATTGTAAAAGGTATTGCCAATCGTTCAAAATTAGCTTCCCAAACATTTTTAACCCCTTCTTTTTCAAAAAAAGCCAAAGATGAACTAGTTATTATCGGAAAACGCAAATCGATATCTCTTTTTTCCTGAAAATACTGTTGACTCTCAAGAACTTGATTTATTAATGCACTCCCCACATTTCCAATTCCAAAAAGGATAATATTTATTCTAAGCACTGACATAATTTTGTTGTTTTGGATAGCTAAAAATAGGGTTCAAAATATCTGATAACTGATTAAGCTCTATCAAATAAGCATCGTGCCCGTGAATGGATTGGATTTGATGATAAAAAACATTTTCTTTCGTGTTTTTCAACTCCCTAAAAGTCTTTCGTGTTTCCTCTGCAATAAATAAATGATCTGTATCTACAGTAACTAGATGAATATTGGCCTCAAAAACATTGGCTACTGTCAAGAAATCGACTCTATTCCTAGCGATATCATTTGTTTTTAGCAAGTGATTCATGAGTTTATAAGCTGCCAACGGATAACTATTTTTTAACTTAAAAACATTTTCGAACAATCTATTTTCTGTTTGCAAAATGGATAAATCTTCTAATTTACCTCTTCGAGACCTTTGATTGACGTATTCTGGAGTTCCAAACAATAGTGTAGCATGCAAACAAGCATCTGCAATAGGATCATCTGAATAATTTAAGATTTTATCCTGAATTAAAACATTGGCAATAACCCAATCCGTAGCTTTCCAATCTGTTGCAATTGGAATAAAATTATCAACTTTATCAGACTGCAAAGCTGTCATTTCCCATCCTATTGCCCCTCCCAAACTTCCACCAATGATGGCGTAAACATTTTTAACTCCTAAGAAAAATAATCCTTCCCAAAAAATTCGAGCAATATCACGAATGGTAAAGTCTTGGTAATTATCTATCAGATTTCCAAAATTATCATCATACCCATTTCCAGGAATATTAAAAGCGATGACCGTAAAATAATCCGTATCTATCGCCTTGTTCTTTCCCACAATCTCATTCCACCATCCATTCTCTCCAGTAACATTAGAATTTCCCGTTAAAGAATGATTTACCACTACTATGGGCGAACTGCCTAATGGTTTACCAAAAACTTGATAAAACAAAGGAAGATAAGGTTTCAGTTTTCCTATCTCTAAATCAAAATTAAAAATGTCTATTTTTTCTAGATTTCCCATTTTGAATGCTTTTTAAGGTTAATTTTTAAAAAACTGCCTTAGCCTGTAATTAATGACTAAGACAGCCTTACTAACAAAAAATAACACATCTTATACTAATTGAGGCTCCTTAATAGTTTCGAAAACCGCCTTCAAATCTGCTTTTAAATCCTCTATATCTTCTAGCCCAACCGAAAGTCGAATTAGATCTTTGGTGACCCCAGTTGCTATTTGTTCCTCATCAGACAACTGCTGATGTGTTGTACTGGCCGGATGAATAATTAAGGATTTTGTATCTCCTATATTGGCTAATATTGAAAATAGCTTGGTATTATCTGCTACTTTTTTGGCGGCATCAAAACCAGCTTTTAGTCCAAAAGTCACCACACCACTTTGCCCTTTTGGCAAATATTTTTGTACTAGAGTATAATACTTACTCGATTTCAACCCTGGATAGTTAACCCAAGCTACTTCGTCCTGAATTTTTAGCCATTTGGCTAATGCCAAAGCATTTTCGCTATGCCTTTTGATGCGGATTTCCAAGGTTTCTAATCCCTGTATGATTTGAAAAGCGTTGAACGGACTTAAAGCTGCACCAAAATCTCGTAATCCTTCAATACGTGCTTTTGCAATAAAAGCAGCATTTCCTAATGCTTCGTAATAAATCAGTCCGTGATACCCAACGGAAGGCTCTGTAAATTCAGGAAACTTACCGTTGCTCCAATCAAACTTTCCTGCATCAATGATTACACCTCCCAATGAAGTTCCATTTCCAGATATATATTTGGTCAAAGAATGAATAACAATATCAGCCCCATAGTCAATAGGATTCAATAAATACGGAGATGCAACTGTATTATCGACAATAAAAGGCACTTTGTAGGCTTTGGCCTCTTCTGAAATGGCTTCTAAATTCAGTACATCTAATTTTGGATTTCCTAAACTCTCTACGAAAAATGCTCTGGTATTTTCTTTAGCGGCTCTAGTAAAATTTTTAGGATCTGCAGGATCTACAAACGTAGTTGTGATTCCTAATCTTGGTAATGTAACTTTCAATAAATTATAAGTTCCTCCATATAGACTATTCGAAGCTACTATATGATCTCCCGCTCTTAGCAAGACCAATAAAGTAGTCGAAATTGCTGCAGTTCCAGATGCGGTTACCACTGCTCCTATACCACCTTCTAGTTCAGCTAAACGCCTCTCTAAAATATCATTGGTCGGGTTATTTAATCGTGTGTAGATAAATCCGTCTTCAGCAAGTCCAAATAATTTGGCTGCATGTTCTGAACTATCAAATACATACGAAGTGGTTTGATAAATTGGTACGGCTCTAGTTCCACCATTTTTAGTTACGTCGTGTCCTGCGTGTAATGCGTTTGTTGCAAAGTTTTTTGTGCTCATAATTTCTAGTTTTTAATGTTATATAATTAGTTAATGATTTTACTTAATATTTTGATTTTGAAATAAACTCGGGATAATAAAAAAGCCCTTTTGGAAGGTTTACCAAAAGGGCTTATAGCTTAAAACTATAACAAAGATTAAATCCTCCACTTTAGGCAATAGTATATTGGGATGCACATACACATCATCATACAACACATTGTTATTTTATTTCCTATTGTTTTCATTATTTTGTTTTTACTTATTTACTTAAAATAAAAAACCTCTGCTGTTGGCAGAGGTCTTAATTGTACTATTTTAAAATTATACAATAACACGCCCTGCGGAAATTTTCCACATCATACAACACATATTGCAAATCGTTAGTTTCATGTTTTCTTTATTTGTTGAGGCAAATTTGCAAACTATTTTTTAATCTACCAAAGAAAAATCAAATTATTTTTACAAATTCTATGGATTTAGTAGAACATGTTAAAATCCTCATAATTAAATTAAAAAAAGTAAAAGAATAATTTGCAATTCAAAATGGTTTCATACATTTGCACCCGAATACCAGAGGAAAAATTTGAACTGATTGCAACCTCTTCATAATGAAACGAATTCATTATGGATGCTGAAAAATTTTCAGTAGAAAAAATGCTAAAGCAGAAACTCTCCTTTAGTCCTTTTCCCAGCAATTATTTTTTCTCGACTAATTTTTAAATTTATAATTATTATGGCATATTTATTTACGTCAGAATCTGTAAGCGAGGGGCACCCAGATAAAATTGCAGATCAAATTTCGGATGCATTAATTGATAACTTTTTAGCATTTGATGCTGACTCAAAAGTAGCTTGTGAAACTTTGGTTACTACTGGTCAAGTAATTTTGGCAGGTGAAGTTAAGTCGAATACTTACTTAGATGTACAACAAATTGCACGCGAAGTAATTCGCAAAATTGGATATACTAAAAGTGAATATATGTTTGAAGCTGATTCTTGTGGAATTCTTTCAGCTATTCACGAACAATCTGCAGATATTAACCAAGGTGTTGATAGAGCAAGTAAAGAAGAGCAAGGTGCTGGTGACCAAGGAATGATGTTTGGTTATGCAACAAATGAAACTGAAAATTATATGCCTTTGGCACTTGATTTATCTCATAAATTATTGCAAGAACTAGCTATTTTAAGACGTGAAAACAACGAAATTAAATATTTACGTCCAGATGCAAAATCTCAGGTTACTTTAGAATACAGCGATGACAACAAACCAACACGTATTGATGCCATTGTAATTTCTACACAACACGATGATTTTGATGAAGAAGCTGCTATGCTTGCTAAAATCAAAAAAGACATCATCGAAATTTTGATTCCAAGAATCATTGCAAAAAATCCAACTCACGCGCATTTATTCAATGACAAAATTCAATACCATATCAACCCAACTGGAAAATTCGTAATTGGTGGACCACACGGAGATACAGGATTGACTGGAAGAAAAATTATTGTTGATACTTACGGAGGAAAAGGAGCTCACGGTGGTGGTGCTTTCTCTGGAAAAGATCCAAGTAAAGTAGATAGAAGTGCTGCTTACGCTACTCGTCATATTGCCAAAAACCTTGTTGCAGCTGGTGTTGCAGATGAGATTTTAGTGCAAGTTTCATATGCAATTGGAGTAGCTAAACCAATGGGTATTTTTATTGAAACTTATGGAACATCTAAAGTGAATTTAACTAATGGTGAAATTGCTAAAAAAGTAGAAGCTATTTTTGATATGCGTCCTTACTTCATCGAACAACGCTTGAAATTAAGAAACCCAATCTATAGCGAAACTGCCGCTTACGGACATATGGGACGTACTCCAGAAACAGTAACAAAAACTTTCTCTGCTCCCGGTGGTTTAACTAAAACAGTAACGGTTGACTTATTTACTTGGGAAAAGCTAGATTTTGTTGATCAAGTAAAAGCTGCTTTTGGATTGTAAAAATTTGAAACATTTATATACAAAACCATTCGGCAAGTACGAATGGTTTTTTTTTGCTTTTTTGAGAAAAAAAGCCACTTATAAGTTAGAATATCAACACTTAATAAAATGATTTCATTAAAAAATGATAAAAATACTATTTTACAAAATGGCACGTTAAATTCTATCAGTAAAACTAAATTTTATCTATTTTTACAAGCTTAGATATTTATAAATATTAAAATCGTAATACCGTAATGCACATAGCTATAGCAGGAAACATAGGATCAGGAAAAACAACATTAACACGCTTATTAGCCAAGCATTTTAAATGGGAGCCACATTTTGAAGAAGTGGTAGACAACCCATATTTAGACGACTTTTACCATCAAATGGAACGTTGGTCCTTTAATTTGCAAATTTATTTCTTGAATAGCCGTTTCCGTCAAATCATGCAAATTCGAGAAAGCGGAAAAAAGATTATTCAGGATCGTACAATTTATGAGGATGCTCATATTTTTGCTCCTAATCTATATGCCATGGGCTTAATGACTCACCGTGATTTTGAGAACTACTCATCGCTTTTTGAATTAATGGAATCACTTGTCAAAGCTCCGGATTTATTGATTTACCTAAGAAGCTCTATCCCAAACTTAGTTGGACAAATTCACAAACGTGGTCGCGAATATGAAAATTCTATCTCTATCGACTACTTAAGCCGTCTTAACGAGCGTTATGAAGCTTGGGTTCATACATACAATAAAGGAAAAATAATGATCATTGATGTTGATCATATTAATTTTGTTGACAATCCTGAGGACTTAGGAAACATCATTAACAGAATTGATGCTGAATTAAACGGAGGATTGTTTTAATCAACACCCCTATTCTAATAATAAAAAATGCCTCAGAAATATCTCGAGGCATTTTTTATGTTAGGTAACCACATATAATTTTATTTTTCTAGGCTATTACCCCTTTTAAATCTCAAATCTTTCAATAAAACCTTCACTTAGAATACTCTTTCTCTTTAGTTTTAGTTTGATAATTTTTTTAATGGTCTTATCTAATTCTTTTTGATATTTATCATCAAATGCAATTGCTTTTTGGAGCAATTCAGCTTTGGTTTCATAAAACCAATAGAAACACTCTTCATCTTCAATAGGTGCTTTTACAAACGATTTTTTGTTATGTTCCAAACCCAACTTTATGTCTTCAAAAGTGGTTGCCGTTTCAAAAAGATGATACGCCAAAGTATTGTTCATAGAACGCAACGCGTGACGAATGTTATTATCAAAAGCGACATATGGCCAAGTTGTGACTTTTTGAAGCGTTTTGATTGTTTCTCTGCAAAAAGAATAGCAATCTTCCTTACGGTCTGTGGCATAGAGCGCAAATCGTTTGTGATCCCAAAGCATTGCCCAATAATTCATATCAGAACATTGTGATTCTTTTAGTTTTTTTTCTTGTTCAATAATCTCTTGCAACGCTTCTTCCGGATAGCCGCATGTTACATACTTGTTTATATCCTGAATTTTTAGTTCAAAATCTTCAAGGTTAAAATCGAAAATTTCTGTTTGGATAATTGGCAATTGAGTCCTTTCATACGGTGTGTCTATTAAAGCATCGGGAAATTCTTTTTTAAACACAACTTGCGATTGATCAAAAAGTTCTTGTGCTTTTTGAATTCTACCTAACTTGAAGTTTGCCCAACCTTCATAGTATAAACTCTCTGCATATCCTCCTTCATCTTGCGTACGATTGTTTCTTAAAGCTATAAAATCGATAATAGCATTTTCATAATTTTCGATAAATAAATATCCAAAACCTCTATAATAATAAGAGAATTCTTTATCAAAATCATCTTGATGATCTTTTAATAAAACATCCATTACGGCTATATAGTTTTCATAAGGTATATAGTCCAGTAAATCTAAATTTTCTTTCAACGCTTTTAGGCAATAAGAATTCGTTCTAAATTCCTTGGGAACAAATTTTATGTTCTCTATATCTCGAGACATTGCATTTTGAGAGACTTTTTCAGAGCGCATAGCTACAGGAATATATGCGATGGAGCTACCATAGTCCCTCCCGGAGGCGCTCTCGCAAAGTTCAGGCGTAAGAAACTCTATAGGCACAAATTGCAAATCATACGAATTTTTTTTGATGGCAACTTCAGCGATTTTTGCTGTAATATGTGATGATGGAATGTCTAAAATTCTTTCATCTGCTTTATTCAGCGTTTCTAAAATAAATTTTTCAGTATAAAAACACGGCCAAACCTTATCAAATGTATCGTATTCATAAGTTCCATTAAACGAATGTTGAGTTACTGTTTCTTCCCATTTATTATGATTTTCGTATAATTTTTTCGCAGCTTCAAAAACCGTTGCATCGATATATTTATTTGGAATTTTATTTAAAGCATCGATATCTATTTCAATTGCTTTGAGAATAAATTCTTGTTCAGCAAATTTTTTGGGTATCACAACACCGGAATACTCACTTAAAACGCCAGATGAAACAGCCCTGACATACATATCATCATCTTTGAACTGGTTGGGAACAAACTTTAAATTCGTGTAATTTTTACCTACTGCATCAAGATAGATTTCGCGATCGAGAATTTCCTCTGGAACATTTTCTAAACTAACATTCAATGCTTTTAAACAAAATTCTTTATCCATGAATTCAACTGGGACATCTATAAAATCGGGTTGATGCAATGGATGTGTAAACGCAAGCATTACAATATCTTTGGTCAGCAATCGTTTAGGAACAGTTCTAAAAGTTGCACCCCAAAATCTTTTTTGGTTGTCGTGATTATAAGTCCACTCCACCATTTTCTGAGTGATAAATTCCTCAGGAATAACAGCAATATCCTGATACTTTTTAAAAAATTCGTCGTAAAAATCTTGTCCTTTCGGTACAATTTTGATGTCTTCTACTTTTTGGTTTTCCCAATCGAAATTTACATTTATACCTGTGTAAAATTCTAGTGATTCTGTTTCTTCATAACTTGGTACATTGTCCTGTTTTGTTCTGGCTTTAGCAAGCCAATTGTCGC
Protein-coding regions in this window:
- a CDS encoding sterol desaturase family protein yields the protein MKLNYIAFAVPFFAFFMLLEYYISTIKNRKVHQINESVANLNVGIAERITDLLTSGTFYFIFTWLNANFSIFSIESSVTTWILLFLVTDLLWYWYHRFGHTVNIFWATHIVHHQSDDFNYTVAARITVFQAIARGLFWCALPIIGFKAEMITVLLLIHGTYPFFTHTQLVGKLGWLEYIIVTPSHHRVHHSSNPEYLDKNYGDMLIIWDKIFGTYIEETTEPKYGLTKSLDSYSFLWQHFHYVLELVVAFRMAKTFRDKIKVIFGGPNDIDGRIRLLLERKFSKKAVDIQYSNKLLNAITVKTIATMVVLFFTILFSEYIATSNVFLLAGFIILSVIVTGAMLEQKKWIFHLEFLRICIIGYVGVSAFSNPFLLFVAVLSGIIGVLFYETIHMKYQEFLFSA
- a CDS encoding aspartate kinase, producing MSVLRINIILFGIGNVGSALINQVLESQQYFQEKRDIDLRFPIITSSSLAFFEKEGVKNVWEANFERLAIPFTIEDVIEFAKDQGLENVIAVDATASPELVRHYIPFIQNGFDIVAANQYANILHIDFYKEIRRNLKNFDKTFLYETNIEGGVLVLQTINDLYDSGEKITKIRSVFSDSLSYIFNRFSSEELPFSTILKDAKKVGLLKKGFKEEFSNNEKAKKLLVLARELGENVELSDIKNIPLLPSQLGEPDLKSKFSYNTTILDKHFEIAKMIQSKDHVLRCVGEISIPENKFEVKLVSEPITSAIGQLKGFETVFEIYTKSRGNIPIVVKGEGTGNKALIIARRILIDILKVTEEIKMREIIWL
- a CDS encoding deoxynucleoside kinase produces the protein MHIAIAGNIGSGKTTLTRLLAKHFKWEPHFEEVVDNPYLDDFYHQMERWSFNLQIYFLNSRFRQIMQIRESGKKIIQDRTIYEDAHIFAPNLYAMGLMTHRDFENYSSLFELMESLVKAPDLLIYLRSSIPNLVGQIHKRGREYENSISIDYLSRLNERYEAWVHTYNKGKIMIIDVDHINFVDNPEDLGNIINRIDAELNGGLF
- the metK gene encoding methionine adenosyltransferase; the encoded protein is MAYLFTSESVSEGHPDKIADQISDALIDNFLAFDADSKVACETLVTTGQVILAGEVKSNTYLDVQQIAREVIRKIGYTKSEYMFEADSCGILSAIHEQSADINQGVDRASKEEQGAGDQGMMFGYATNETENYMPLALDLSHKLLQELAILRRENNEIKYLRPDAKSQVTLEYSDDNKPTRIDAIVISTQHDDFDEEAAMLAKIKKDIIEILIPRIIAKNPTHAHLFNDKIQYHINPTGKFVIGGPHGDTGLTGRKIIVDTYGGKGAHGGGAFSGKDPSKVDRSAAYATRHIAKNLVAAGVADEILVQVSYAIGVAKPMGIFIETYGTSKVNLTNGEIAKKVEAIFDMRPYFIEQRLKLRNPIYSETAAYGHMGRTPETVTKTFSAPGGLTKTVTVDLFTWEKLDFVDQVKAAFGL
- a CDS encoding O-acetylhomoserine aminocarboxypropyltransferase/cysteine synthase family protein, which produces MSTKNFATNALHAGHDVTKNGGTRAVPIYQTTSYVFDSSEHAAKLFGLAEDGFIYTRLNNPTNDILERRLAELEGGIGAVVTASGTAAISTTLLVLLRAGDHIVASNSLYGGTYNLLKVTLPRLGITTTFVDPADPKNFTRAAKENTRAFFVESLGNPKLDVLNLEAISEEAKAYKVPFIVDNTVASPYLLNPIDYGADIVIHSLTKYISGNGTSLGGVIIDAGKFDWSNGKFPEFTEPSVGYHGLIYYEALGNAAFIAKARIEGLRDFGAALSPFNAFQIIQGLETLEIRIKRHSENALALAKWLKIQDEVAWVNYPGLKSSKYYTLVQKYLPKGQSGVVTFGLKAGFDAAKKVADNTKLFSILANIGDTKSLIIHPASTTHQQLSDEEQIATGVTKDLIRLSVGLEDIEDLKADLKAVFETIKEPQLV
- a CDS encoding alpha/beta fold hydrolase, with translation MGNLEKIDIFNFDLEIGKLKPYLPLFYQVFGKPLGSSPIVVVNHSLTGNSNVTGENGWWNEIVGKNKAIDTDYFTVIAFNIPGNGYDDNFGNLIDNYQDFTIRDIARIFWEGLFFLGVKNVYAIIGGSLGGAIGWEMTALQSDKVDNFIPIATDWKATDWVIANVLIQDKILNYSDDPIADACLHATLLFGTPEYVNQRSRRGKLEDLSILQTENRLFENVFKLKNSYPLAAYKLMNHLLKTNDIARNRVDFLTVANVFEANIHLVTVDTDHLFIAEETRKTFRELKNTKENVFYHQIQSIHGHDAYLIELNQLSDILNPIFSYPKQQNYVSA